A single Microbacterium protaetiae DNA region contains:
- a CDS encoding RelA/SpoT family protein has product MAETVSSAQSSSLRRLVPRIFSRAARRDDVEQLIRTVRTHHPKGDLSILERAYATAEAAHAGQTRQSGEPYITHPLAVAQILADLGLGPRAVAAALLHDTVEDTDYSLAELTRDFGDEVAMLVDGVTKLDKVKYGESAQAETVRKMIVAMSRDIRVLIIKLADRLHNARTWGFVPPEKAKRKATETLEIYAPLAHRLGIQTIKAELEDLSFAVLQPKLYAEIDSLVKQRTPQREQYVHSVISDVEADLRELRIRGQVVGRPKQLYSVYQKMIVRGREFDDIYDLIGIRVLVNTVRDCYAVLGAIHARWTPLPGRFKDYIATPKFNLYQSLHTTVIGPGGRTVEIQIRTHEMHQQAEYGVAAHWKYKERMNGGKADTRAVDADMAWLARISDWQAETADPGEFLDSLRFEIGAKEVYVFTPKGRVIGLPAGATPVDFAYAVHTEVGHRTMGAKVNGRLVPLESELHSGDVVEVFTSKNPDAGPSQDWLSFVKSTRARSKIRGWFTKERREEAIEQGKEAIARAMRRQNLPLQRLMSQDSFAEVAQQLRYEDVSALYAAVGEGHVSTQSVLEKVTALVTANETATGPIELPPHGGKPRSQRGGSDSGILVRGADDILVKLAKCCTPVPGDKIVGFVTRGSGVSVHRADCTNVKALMASPERLIDVEWAPTSKSVFLVQIQVEALDRSGLLSDVTRVLSEHHVNILSATVSTGDDRLAISRFVFEMGDTVHLDRVLNAVRRIDAVYDVYRVTSS; this is encoded by the coding sequence ATGGCCGAGACCGTCTCCTCCGCGCAGAGTTCTTCCCTGCGACGGCTGGTTCCCCGGATCTTCTCGCGGGCCGCCCGGCGTGACGACGTCGAGCAGCTCATCCGCACGGTGCGCACGCACCACCCCAAGGGTGATCTGTCTATTCTCGAGCGGGCATATGCCACCGCCGAGGCGGCGCATGCGGGCCAGACGCGGCAGAGCGGCGAGCCGTACATCACGCACCCTCTCGCGGTCGCCCAGATTCTCGCCGATCTCGGACTCGGGCCACGCGCGGTCGCTGCGGCGTTGTTGCACGACACCGTCGAAGACACCGACTACAGCCTCGCCGAACTGACGCGTGATTTCGGCGACGAGGTCGCGATGCTCGTCGATGGGGTCACGAAGCTCGACAAGGTGAAGTACGGCGAGAGCGCCCAAGCCGAGACGGTGCGCAAGATGATCGTCGCGATGTCACGCGACATCCGCGTTCTCATCATCAAGCTCGCCGACCGGCTGCACAACGCGCGCACCTGGGGGTTCGTGCCGCCCGAGAAGGCGAAGCGCAAGGCGACCGAGACGCTCGAGATCTATGCGCCGCTCGCGCATCGCCTGGGCATCCAGACGATCAAGGCCGAACTCGAAGACCTGTCGTTCGCCGTGCTGCAGCCCAAGCTCTATGCCGAGATCGACAGCCTGGTCAAGCAGCGCACGCCCCAACGTGAGCAGTACGTGCACAGTGTCATCAGCGATGTCGAGGCGGATCTGCGCGAGTTGCGTATTCGCGGTCAGGTCGTGGGCAGGCCCAAACAGCTGTATTCGGTCTATCAGAAGATGATCGTGCGCGGCCGCGAGTTCGACGACATCTACGACCTCATCGGTATTCGCGTTCTGGTGAACACGGTGCGCGACTGCTACGCCGTGCTGGGGGCCATCCATGCGCGCTGGACGCCGCTGCCCGGGCGTTTCAAGGACTACATCGCCACGCCGAAGTTCAACCTCTACCAGTCGCTGCACACCACCGTGATCGGCCCGGGCGGGCGCACCGTGGAGATTCAGATCCGCACCCATGAGATGCACCAGCAGGCTGAGTACGGCGTGGCGGCGCACTGGAAGTACAAAGAGCGGATGAACGGCGGCAAGGCCGATACCCGCGCGGTCGACGCCGACATGGCGTGGCTGGCGCGCATCTCGGACTGGCAGGCAGAGACCGCCGATCCGGGGGAGTTCCTCGACTCGCTGCGCTTTGAGATCGGCGCCAAAGAGGTCTACGTCTTCACCCCGAAGGGGCGGGTGATCGGCCTGCCGGCGGGGGCGACACCGGTCGATTTCGCCTACGCGGTGCACACCGAAGTGGGCCATCGCACGATGGGCGCCAAGGTCAACGGACGCCTGGTGCCTCTCGAGTCCGAACTGCACTCGGGTGATGTCGTCGAGGTCTTCACGTCGAAGAATCCGGATGCCGGACCCAGCCAGGATTGGCTGAGCTTTGTCAAGAGCACCCGAGCACGCAGCAAGATTCGCGGCTGGTTCACGAAGGAGCGACGCGAAGAAGCCATCGAGCAGGGCAAAGAGGCCATCGCCCGCGCCATGCGGCGGCAGAACCTGCCTCTGCAGCGTCTGATGAGTCAGGACTCGTTCGCCGAGGTGGCTCAGCAGCTGCGGTACGAAGACGTCTCGGCCCTGTACGCCGCCGTCGGCGAGGGACACGTGTCGACGCAGTCGGTGCTGGAGAAGGTGACGGCGCTGGTCACCGCGAACGAGACGGCGACGGGGCCGATCGAGTTGCCGCCGCACGGCGGCAAGCCCCGCTCCCAACGCGGCGGCAGCGATTCGGGCATTCTGGTGCGCGGTGCCGACGACATTCTCGTCAAGCTCGCGAAGTGCTGCACCCCGGTGCCCGGTGACAAGATCGTGGGTTTTGTCACCCGGGGCAGCGGCGTCTCTGTGCACCGTGCCGACTGCACGAACGTCAAGGCGCTCATGGCCAGCCCCGAGCGTCTCATCGACGTCGAGTGGGCCCCGACCTCCAAGAGCGTGTTCCTTGTGCAGATCCAGGTCGAGGCGCTGGATCGCTCGGGGCTCCTCAGTGATGTGACGCGCGTGCTCAGCGAACACCACGTGAACATCCTGTCGGCCACGGTGAGCACTGGCGACGACAGGCTGGCGATCAGCCGCTTCGTCTTCGAGATGGGCGATACCGTGCACCTCGATCGGGTGCTGAACGCGGTGCGGCGCATCGATGCCGTGTACGACGTCTAT
- the secF gene encoding protein translocase subunit SecF, which yields MGVMSRFGNNLYSGKVSFPFVPMRRLWFIIAGALVVLSALVPFIRPVEFSIEFTGGSQFTVSDVAHPDQTVATDAVVSVVPHASTKVTTVGSDGVRVQTDQMTPDETQAVSKALAQAFNVDVDKHVTASFIGPSWGADVTRQSLWGLAIFLALTFLILALYFRTWKMSVAAIIGLVDVLVITIGIYAAAGFEISPAAVIGFLTILAYSLYDVTVVFDKIRENTHEDGEHANRTFGESVNLAVNQTLVRSINTTVVAVLPVGAILFIGAFWLGAETLSDISLSIFVGIIVAAYSTLFVAAPLYSLFREGEPALKAHDAKVRKARAQAAVTA from the coding sequence ATGGGCGTCATGAGCCGTTTCGGCAACAACCTCTACTCGGGCAAGGTCTCCTTCCCGTTCGTACCCATGCGGCGACTGTGGTTCATCATCGCTGGCGCGCTGGTCGTACTCTCGGCACTGGTGCCGTTCATCCGTCCGGTCGAGTTCTCCATCGAGTTCACCGGCGGGTCGCAGTTCACCGTGTCGGATGTCGCGCATCCCGACCAGACTGTTGCCACCGACGCCGTTGTTTCCGTGGTGCCGCACGCCTCGACGAAGGTGACCACGGTGGGCAGCGACGGCGTGCGCGTGCAGACCGACCAGATGACACCAGACGAGACGCAGGCGGTGTCCAAGGCCCTTGCGCAGGCGTTCAATGTCGATGTCGACAAGCACGTCACCGCATCGTTCATCGGGCCCAGCTGGGGTGCCGATGTCACGCGGCAGTCTCTGTGGGGTCTGGCGATCTTCCTCGCCCTGACGTTCCTCATTCTGGCCCTGTACTTCCGCACCTGGAAGATGTCGGTTGCCGCCATCATCGGCCTGGTCGACGTTCTCGTGATCACCATCGGGATCTACGCGGCGGCGGGATTCGAGATCTCGCCCGCCGCGGTGATCGGATTCCTCACGATCCTGGCGTACTCGCTTTACGACGTGACAGTGGTGTTCGACAAGATCCGCGAGAACACGCATGAAGACGGCGAGCATGCCAACCGCACGTTCGGCGAGTCGGTGAACCTCGCCGTGAACCAGACGCTGGTGCGCTCGATCAACACCACCGTCGTCGCGGTTCTGCCGGTGGGTGCGATCCTGTTCATCGGGGCGTTCTGGCTCGGCGCCGAGACGCTCAGCGACATCTCGCTGTCGATCTTCGTGGGCATCATCGTCGCCGCATACTCGACGCTGTTCGTGGCAGCCCCTCTCTACTCCCTGTTCCGGGAGGGCGAGCCGGCACTGAAAGCGCACGACGCGAAGGTGCGCAAGGCGCGCGCACAGGCCGCCGTCACCGCCTGA
- the secD gene encoding protein translocase subunit SecD: MAASTPVKHAWRALLGLVIVVAVLAGINALGVFLKEASWVPELALDLQGGTQIVLQAKSADGSAPTKDQMAQAATIIRQRVDASGVGESDIQTQSGNQIVVQIPGPADDETRARIEASAQLQLRAVLYAGDPATSFVGEDGNQTPYPTPAATLQATPTASPSNASDISWITPKLQAQFLAYDCDAKNNDPADAPKDQPLITCEADGSAKYILGPVEQKTIDGKDVFLDGSLINTASYGMNSQNGQWEVNLKFDSKGTSIFTAVSTRLYGLESPLNQFAFVLDGQVISAPQMNAVITDGNPSISGSFTETTAKTLADQLKYGALPLSFTVVSSDTISATLGSQQLQIGLIAGLIGLALVALYSLISYRALGFVIIASLGVMGVITYFMLCILAWRMGFRLSLAGVAGLIVTIAFTADSFIVYFERIRDELRDGKSITGAVEDGWASAKRTIYIAKAVNILAAVVLYILADATVKGFAFTLGLTTAIDILIFILFTHPVMQLVARTRFFGEGHKLSGMDPDALGAVYRGRAQFRAPALEGKGAAVRRTARSRGEAERRQTIAERKLAEERAAKSGSSASTKKGADR, translated from the coding sequence GTGGCCGCATCCACCCCCGTCAAGCACGCTTGGCGCGCCCTTTTGGGCCTCGTCATCGTCGTCGCCGTTCTGGCCGGCATCAACGCCCTGGGCGTCTTCCTCAAAGAGGCCTCCTGGGTGCCAGAACTCGCCCTCGACCTTCAAGGCGGCACGCAGATAGTGCTGCAGGCGAAGTCGGCCGACGGTTCCGCGCCGACCAAAGACCAGATGGCCCAGGCTGCCACGATCATCCGCCAGCGGGTGGATGCCTCGGGGGTGGGGGAGTCCGACATCCAGACGCAGTCTGGCAACCAGATCGTCGTGCAGATCCCCGGTCCGGCCGACGACGAGACCCGCGCGCGCATCGAGGCGTCGGCGCAGCTGCAGCTGCGCGCGGTGCTGTATGCGGGCGATCCGGCGACGAGTTTCGTCGGCGAAGACGGCAACCAGACGCCCTACCCGACACCGGCAGCCACGCTGCAGGCCACTCCCACGGCCTCGCCGTCGAATGCCAGCGATATCAGCTGGATCACCCCGAAGCTGCAGGCCCAGTTCCTGGCATACGACTGCGACGCCAAGAACAACGATCCGGCCGACGCACCCAAGGACCAGCCGCTCATCACCTGCGAAGCAGATGGATCGGCCAAGTACATCCTGGGGCCCGTCGAGCAGAAGACCATCGACGGCAAAGACGTCTTTCTCGACGGTTCGCTGATCAATACCGCGAGCTATGGCATGAACTCGCAGAACGGTCAGTGGGAGGTCAACCTCAAGTTCGACAGCAAGGGCACCTCGATCTTCACCGCGGTCAGCACGCGCCTGTACGGCCTTGAGTCGCCGCTGAACCAGTTCGCGTTCGTGCTCGACGGTCAGGTCATCTCCGCCCCGCAGATGAACGCGGTCATCACCGACGGCAACCCGTCGATCTCGGGCTCGTTCACCGAGACGACCGCGAAGACCCTGGCCGACCAGCTCAAGTACGGCGCGCTGCCGCTGAGCTTCACCGTGGTTAGCTCCGACACGATCTCGGCCACTCTGGGTTCGCAGCAGCTGCAGATCGGTCTTATCGCGGGCCTCATCGGGTTGGCGTTGGTGGCGCTGTATTCACTTATCAGCTACCGCGCACTCGGCTTCGTGATCATCGCTTCGCTGGGCGTCATGGGGGTGATCACGTACTTCATGCTGTGCATCCTGGCCTGGCGCATGGGCTTCCGCCTCTCGCTGGCCGGCGTTGCCGGTCTGATCGTGACGATTGCCTTCACCGCCGACTCGTTCATCGTGTATTTCGAGCGAATACGCGACGAACTCCGCGACGGCAAATCAATCACCGGGGCCGTCGAAGACGGCTGGGCCAGTGCTAAACGCACCATCTACATTGCGAAGGCCGTCAACATCCTGGCCGCGGTGGTGCTCTACATCCTCGCGGATGCCACGGTGAAGGGCTTTGCCTTCACGCTGGGGCTGACCACAGCGATCGACATCCTGATCTTCATCCTGTTCACCCACCCGGTCATGCAGTTGGTGGCCAGGACGCGGTTCTTCGGCGAAGGGCACAAGCTCTCGGGAATGGATCCGGATGCGTTGGGCGCCGTCTACCGGGGTCGCGCGCAGTTCCGAGCGCCCGCCCTGGAAGGCAAGGGAGCAGCAGTGCGCCGCACCGCGCGCTCGCGTGGCGAGGCCGAGCGGCGTCAGACGATCGCCGAGCGCAAACTGGCAGAAGAGCGCGCGGCCAAGAGCGGTTCATCCGCCTCGACGAAGAAGGGGGCTGATCGCTGA
- a CDS encoding preprotein translocase subunit YajC yields the protein MAEFFSQYGLIILLVLLLIFMFWSSRRRMAKQKAEQEAKARQTVPGAEVLLQGGLYGTIVSYDPDNLDQPAIVELAPGVNIKVHSQAIMRVVTATDEPSTVDSIGETPATPQVETAEETARRLQAEADKKDTPEA from the coding sequence ATGGCTGAGTTCTTCTCCCAGTACGGCTTGATCATCCTGCTGGTGCTGCTCCTGATCTTCATGTTCTGGAGCTCGCGTCGCCGCATGGCCAAGCAGAAGGCCGAGCAAGAGGCGAAGGCACGCCAGACCGTTCCCGGTGCCGAGGTTCTTCTGCAGGGTGGCCTCTACGGCACGATCGTCTCCTACGACCCCGACAACCTCGACCAGCCCGCCATCGTCGAGCTCGCTCCCGGTGTGAACATCAAGGTGCACAGCCAGGCCATCATGCGCGTGGTCACCGCGACCGATGAGCCGTCCACCGTCGACTCGATCGGCGAGACCCCTGCCACGCCTCAGGTCGAGACGGCCGAAGAGACCGCCCGGCGGCTGCAGGCAGAGGCAGACAAGAAGGACACGCCCGAGGCCTGA
- the ruvB gene encoding Holliday junction branch migration DNA helicase RuvB has translation MDELDPEIQDDSELAIEGALRPGSLAEFIGQQKVRGQLQLLLDAARIQQRPPDHILLAGPPGLGKTTLAMIVAHESGRALRMSSGPAIQHAGDLAALLSSLTPGEVLFIDEVHRMARSAEEMLYLAMEDFRIDIMVGKGAGATSIPLDLAPFTLVGATTRSGLLPNPLRDRFGFTAHLEYYESEELEQVVKRSAAMLDIALPQPARAEIALRSRGTPRIANRLLRRVRDYVVVHGAGTANEVDPAIVDAALDLYDVDAIGLDRLDRAVLDGLIRRFRGGPVGLNTLAVTVGEEAETIESVVEPYLVRIGFMSRTPRGRVATPEAYRHLGIPHSDGALNLHDL, from the coding sequence GTGGATGAGCTCGACCCCGAGATCCAGGACGACTCGGAACTGGCCATCGAGGGTGCGCTGCGTCCCGGGTCACTTGCCGAGTTCATCGGCCAGCAGAAGGTGCGCGGGCAGCTGCAGTTGCTGCTGGATGCGGCGCGCATCCAGCAGCGTCCCCCCGACCACATCCTTCTGGCCGGCCCGCCCGGGCTGGGAAAGACGACGCTGGCGATGATCGTCGCGCATGAGAGCGGGCGCGCGCTGCGCATGTCCAGTGGCCCGGCGATCCAGCATGCGGGAGACCTGGCCGCGCTGCTGTCGAGTCTCACTCCCGGCGAGGTGCTGTTCATCGACGAGGTACATCGCATGGCGCGATCTGCCGAAGAGATGCTGTACCTGGCCATGGAAGACTTCCGAATCGACATCATGGTCGGCAAGGGGGCCGGTGCCACCAGCATCCCGCTCGATCTGGCTCCCTTCACCCTGGTCGGGGCGACCACCCGGTCGGGGCTCCTACCCAATCCGCTGCGCGACCGGTTCGGGTTCACCGCACACCTGGAGTACTACGAGTCCGAAGAGCTCGAACAAGTGGTCAAGCGGTCGGCTGCCATGCTCGACATCGCACTGCCGCAGCCGGCACGTGCCGAGATCGCCCTCCGCTCCCGCGGCACGCCGCGCATCGCCAACCGGCTGCTGCGGCGCGTGCGCGACTACGTCGTCGTGCACGGGGCCGGCACAGCGAACGAGGTGGATCCCGCCATCGTCGACGCCGCGCTCGACCTCTACGACGTCGATGCCATCGGCCTCGACCGTCTCGACCGCGCGGTGCTGGACGGGCTCATCCGGCGCTTCCGCGGCGGACCTGTCGGGCTGAACACCCTGGCCGTCACGGTCGGCGAAGAGGCCGAGACGATCGAATCGGTCGTCGAGCCGTACCTCGTGCGGATCGGATTCATGTCGCGCACCCCGAGGGGGCGAGTGGCGACGCCCGAGGCCTATCGGCACCTCGGCATCCCGCACTCCGACGGGGCTCTGAATCTCCATGACCTATAA
- the ruvA gene encoding Holliday junction branch migration protein RuvA has protein sequence MISSLHGTVLHAAADSVQVVVGGVGFTVAVTPDVARAARVGEQLQLHTTLIVREDALSLYGFAERAECALFQILLGVTGVGPKSALGVLAAMSVDQIAQAVADDDDAPFRRVSGIGPKTAKLIVVQLAGKLAPPASAPASTASAPTAIAGQVVTALVGLGWSERVAVDAVQTIAAEASESDRAQVPALLRLALAYLGPAREAARG, from the coding sequence ATGATCTCTTCACTCCACGGGACCGTGCTGCACGCAGCCGCAGACAGCGTCCAGGTGGTCGTCGGCGGGGTGGGCTTCACGGTAGCGGTCACGCCCGATGTCGCGCGGGCGGCGCGGGTGGGTGAGCAGCTGCAGTTGCACACGACCCTCATCGTCCGCGAGGACGCGTTGTCGCTGTACGGATTCGCCGAGCGGGCGGAGTGTGCTCTCTTCCAGATTCTGCTGGGTGTGACAGGTGTCGGCCCGAAATCGGCGCTGGGCGTACTGGCTGCGATGTCGGTCGACCAGATAGCGCAGGCCGTCGCCGACGACGACGACGCGCCGTTCCGGCGCGTGTCGGGGATCGGTCCGAAGACCGCGAAGCTGATCGTCGTTCAGCTGGCCGGCAAACTGGCGCCGCCGGCATCAGCGCCGGCGAGTACGGCATCGGCACCGACGGCGATCGCAGGTCAGGTCGTGACAGCCCTGGTCGGTCTGGGCTGGAGCGAGCGGGTCGCCGTTGACGCGGTGCAGACGATCGCGGCTGAAGCGAGCGAGTCAGACCGCGCACAGGTGCCGGCTCTGCTCCGGCTCGCCTTGGCATACCTGGGCCCGGCACGGGAGGCCGCCCGTGGATGA
- the ruvC gene encoding crossover junction endodeoxyribonuclease RuvC codes for MSGRSVRVLGIDPGLTRCGVGVVDVAPDRSARLVYVGVVRSAADARIESRLATIAAGIREVLAAHRPDVLAVERVFAQQNRNTVMGTAQASGIALLLAAEHGIPAALHTPTEVKAAITGYGGADKRQVQAMVARILQMDELPKPADAADALALALCHAWRGSAGTPTTSTGPLTPAQRAWADAERVARR; via the coding sequence GTGAGCGGTCGAAGCGTGCGCGTGCTCGGGATCGATCCCGGGCTCACCCGGTGTGGTGTGGGAGTCGTGGATGTCGCCCCCGACCGCTCGGCGCGGCTCGTGTACGTCGGCGTCGTGCGATCGGCTGCCGACGCCCGCATCGAGAGCAGACTGGCCACGATCGCCGCCGGCATCCGAGAGGTGCTGGCCGCGCACCGGCCCGATGTGCTGGCGGTGGAGCGCGTTTTTGCACAGCAGAACCGCAACACGGTGATGGGCACGGCCCAGGCCAGTGGAATCGCGTTGTTGCTGGCGGCCGAGCACGGCATCCCGGCCGCGTTGCACACCCCGACCGAGGTGAAAGCGGCGATCACCGGTTACGGCGGGGCCGACAAGCGTCAGGTGCAGGCAATGGTCGCCAGGATTCTGCAGATGGATGAGCTGCCGAAGCCCGCTGATGCCGCCGACGCACTGGCGCTCGCGCTGTGTCACGCATGGCGGGGGAGTGCGGGCACTCCGACGACATCGACCGGCCCGCTGACGCCCGCGCAGCGCGCGTGGGCCGACGCCGAGCGGGTCGCCCGGCGGTGA
- a CDS encoding YebC/PmpR family DNA-binding transcriptional regulator has protein sequence MSGHSKWATTKHKKAVIDARRAKSFAKLIKNIEVAAKMGGADLNGNPTLYDAVQKAKKTSVPNDNIDRAIKRGAGVSGESVDYQTIMYEGYGPNGVALLIECLTDNKNRAAAEVRTALTRNGATLADPGSVAYNFARKGVIVVSGEGTTEDDVMMAALEAGAEEIEPHSAGFEVITEASDLVSVRAAIQEAGLDYESADVEFVPSLKVEVDAETARKIFRIIDALEDSDDVQNVFSNFDLTAEVQAELEKDDD, from the coding sequence ATGTCCGGCCACTCCAAGTGGGCGACGACCAAGCACAAGAAAGCCGTCATCGACGCGCGTCGTGCCAAGTCGTTCGCCAAGCTCATCAAGAACATCGAAGTCGCCGCCAAGATGGGCGGCGCCGACCTGAACGGCAACCCGACGTTGTACGACGCCGTTCAGAAGGCGAAGAAGACCTCGGTGCCCAACGACAACATCGACCGCGCCATCAAGCGCGGTGCGGGTGTCTCGGGCGAGTCTGTCGACTACCAGACGATCATGTACGAGGGCTACGGCCCCAACGGCGTGGCCCTGCTGATCGAGTGCCTCACCGACAACAAGAACCGCGCGGCGGCCGAGGTGCGCACAGCCCTCACCCGCAACGGCGCGACCCTGGCCGACCCCGGCAGCGTCGCGTACAACTTCGCCCGCAAGGGCGTGATCGTCGTGTCGGGCGAGGGCACCACCGAAGACGACGTGATGATGGCCGCGCTGGAGGCCGGGGCTGAGGAGATCGAGCCGCACTCGGCGGGCTTCGAGGTGATCACCGAGGCGTCTGACCTTGTCTCGGTGCGCGCGGCGATCCAAGAGGCAGGGCTCGACTACGAGTCGGCCGATGTCGAATTCGTGCCGTCGCTGAAGGTCGAGGTCGACGCTGAGACGGCTCGCAAGATCTTCCGCATCATCGATGCGCTCGAAGACAGCGACGACGTGCAGAACGTCTTCAGCAACTTCGACCTGACGGCCGAGGTGCAGGCCGAACTCGAGAAAGACGACGACTGA
- a CDS encoding DUF1697 domain-containing protein encodes MTTWAALLRGVNVNGITIHSADLAELFHTLGFSAVKTVLASGNVRFDADAAAEDRATLKTRIEQALRERFGYDAWIVLVTATELAAAADGFPFDAADAQRQPYLVFCASDDVRDELARAAASLYAADDPVAIGPGVVYWNPEKGRSVDTAFARVLARSAYKASTTTRNLRTVRKMLG; translated from the coding sequence ATGACGACGTGGGCGGCGCTGCTGCGCGGGGTGAACGTGAACGGCATCACCATCCACAGCGCCGATCTGGCTGAGCTGTTCCACACGCTGGGGTTCTCAGCGGTCAAGACGGTATTGGCCAGCGGAAACGTGAGATTCGACGCGGATGCCGCAGCCGAAGACCGCGCGACGCTGAAGACGCGCATCGAGCAGGCATTGCGGGAGCGCTTCGGCTATGACGCGTGGATCGTCCTGGTGACGGCAACGGAGCTGGCCGCGGCGGCCGACGGATTCCCCTTCGACGCCGCCGATGCCCAGCGTCAGCCGTATCTGGTGTTCTGCGCGAGCGATGATGTGCGCGACGAACTGGCACGGGCAGCGGCATCCCTTTACGCAGCCGACGACCCGGTCGCGATCGGCCCCGGCGTCGTGTACTGGAACCCCGAAAAGGGGCGCTCGGTGGACACGGCATTCGCGCGCGTGCTGGCACGTTCGGCATACAAGGCGAGCACCACGACGCGGAATCTGCGGACGGTGCGAAAGATGCTGGGCTGA
- the pdxT gene encoding pyridoxal 5'-phosphate synthase glutaminase subunit PdxT — protein sequence MAGNPRVGVLALQGDVREHVRILTALGAEAVLVRRPAELATVAGLVLPGGESSVIDKLARAFGLRVPIREAIAGGLPVYGTCAGMILLADRIVDGIDGQQTFGGLDVTVRRNAFGSQVDSFEADLDVPALGDPPVRAVFIRAPVVEKLGPGAEALATLADGRVVAVAQGRLMATSFHPEMSGEDRFHRRLLDIVTA from the coding sequence GTGGCTGGTAACCCCCGCGTCGGTGTGCTCGCCCTGCAGGGCGATGTGCGCGAGCACGTCCGCATCCTGACGGCGTTGGGGGCAGAGGCGGTGCTTGTGCGTCGCCCTGCCGAGCTCGCCACCGTCGCGGGGTTGGTGTTGCCCGGCGGTGAGTCGAGTGTCATCGACAAGCTCGCGCGCGCATTCGGCCTGCGCGTTCCCATCCGCGAGGCGATAGCGGGGGGCCTGCCGGTCTATGGCACATGCGCGGGCATGATCCTGCTCGCCGACCGGATCGTCGACGGGATCGACGGCCAACAGACCTTCGGCGGACTGGATGTCACGGTGCGGCGCAACGCGTTCGGCAGTCAGGTCGACTCGTTCGAGGCGGACCTGGACGTGCCGGCGCTCGGTGATCCGCCGGTGCGTGCCGTGTTCATTCGGGCGCCGGTGGTCGAGAAGCTCGGCCCGGGCGCCGAGGCCCTGGCGACGCTCGCCGACGGCCGCGTGGTCGCCGTCGCACAAGGCCGGCTGATGGCGACATCATTCCACCCTGAGATGAGCGGCGAGGATCGATTTCATCGCCGGCTTCTCGATATCGTGACGGCATGA
- the pdxS gene encoding pyridoxal 5'-phosphate synthase lyase subunit PdxS, with translation MSDATTGGARVKRGLAEMLKGGVIMDVVTADQAKIAEDAGAVAVMALERVPADIRAQGGVARMSDPDLIDQIIEAVSIPVMAKARIGHFVEAQVLQELGVDYIDESEVLSPADYVNHIDKWNFTVPFVCGATNLGEALRRITEGAAMIRSKGEAGTGDVSEATKHIRKISGEINELRSKTKDELYVAAKELQAPYELVAEVAATGTLPVVLFVAGGVATPADAAMMMQLGADGVFVGSGIFKSGDPAARAAAIVKATTFFDDPKVVAEVSRGLGEAMVGINVTDLAAPHRLADRGW, from the coding sequence GTGTCGGACGCAACCACCGGAGGCGCACGAGTCAAGCGCGGCCTCGCCGAGATGCTCAAGGGCGGCGTCATCATGGACGTCGTCACCGCTGACCAGGCCAAGATCGCCGAAGACGCCGGTGCGGTCGCCGTCATGGCGCTCGAACGGGTGCCCGCCGACATCCGCGCACAAGGTGGAGTGGCACGGATGAGCGATCCCGACCTCATCGACCAGATCATCGAGGCTGTCTCGATTCCGGTGATGGCCAAAGCCCGCATCGGCCACTTCGTCGAGGCGCAGGTGCTCCAGGAACTCGGCGTCGACTACATCGACGAGTCCGAGGTGCTCTCGCCCGCCGACTACGTCAACCACATCGACAAGTGGAACTTCACCGTGCCGTTCGTGTGCGGCGCGACCAATCTGGGCGAGGCGCTGCGGCGCATCACCGAAGGGGCGGCCATGATCCGTTCCAAGGGCGAGGCGGGCACCGGCGACGTGTCGGAGGCCACGAAGCACATCCGCAAGATCAGCGGTGAGATCAACGAGCTGCGCTCGAAGACGAAGGACGAGCTGTACGTCGCGGCGAAGGAGCTGCAAGCCCCGTACGAGCTCGTGGCCGAGGTCGCGGCGACCGGCACGTTGCCCGTCGTGCTGTTCGTCGCCGGCGGCGTGGCCACCCCGGCAGATGCCGCGATGATGATGCAGCTGGGCGCCGACGGCGTGTTCGTCGGCTCGGGGATCTTCAAGTCGGGCGACCCAGCGGCGCGCGCGGCCGCGATCGTGAAGGCGACCACGTTCTTCGACGACCCGAAGGTGGTGGCCGAGGTCTCGCGGGGGCTGGGGGAGGCGATGGTCGGGATAAACGTGACCGACCTGGCAGCCCCGCACCGCCTCGCCGACCGTGGCTGGTAA